In Paenibacillus sp. 1781tsa1, one DNA window encodes the following:
- a CDS encoding GNAT family N-acetyltransferase has protein sequence MNIKIREIISEDYAEVVILWNDVLEIHNVNDANFRVTVEEMNKAGNYKTFVALIDNDVVGFVTIVQSLSVGVPMGYLHIQALAVKRELQNRGIGTKLLRQTEIYAKERGISSIILCSGMKRTNAHAFYEHNGYDRDSYCFDKMIDLTQG, from the coding sequence ATGAATATTAAAATACGAGAAATTATATCCGAAGATTATGCTGAAGTTGTTATTTTATGGAATGATGTACTTGAAATTCATAATGTTAATGATGCAAACTTCCGAGTGACTGTGGAAGAGATGAATAAGGCAGGGAATTACAAAACATTTGTCGCACTAATAGATAATGATGTCGTCGGTTTTGTAACAATTGTACAGTCATTATCTGTAGGCGTTCCAATGGGTTATCTACATATTCAAGCTCTTGCTGTTAAAAGGGAGCTGCAAAATAGAGGAATAGGTACAAAACTACTAAGACAGACTGAAATTTATGCTAAAGAACGGGGAATATCAAGTATTATTTTATGTAGTGGAATGAAGCGAACCAACGCCCATGCTTTTTATGAACATAACGGCTATGACAGAGATTCATATTGCTTTGATAAGATGATCGACCTAACTCAAGGTTAA
- a CDS encoding response regulator, with protein MRLLIVDDGHYVVEYMKHLLDWNTFGIDQIETMTNSIEARDILTLNHIDILITDIRMPEVSGIDLLQHIHQHGLSTKVIILSGYSEFEYAQQGIRLGALDYLLKPVDKDDVEKAMSKAITHITKTRPAQSIAWENFNGLEFLLSLLGHNETLNKEYEAYTKFLGGRHFCFLNLEGFTQEHESVIKYVVGDKLDRLVWAAGTRLIAFIPEESAGELTIKLEQSVVSPPFLLTDRNMTRQIFYRFFLNEAVHSEDFTGIFSHSPSCGDWESAGNILKKYDQICLQKQKIIFLMETIRYVYLTDKDRDTSETVDWIFNQLRHPDELSSTLMNRVSRIRNNKQMSIQTIIDKVQTYIEDHLSHGLSLDELGKVAHLHPVYFSKLFKQETGENVSNYISRKRLEKASQLLQDSELRVHDIAQMVGYKKNQYFIQLFKVEYGVTPYQYRRNMIHQ; from the coding sequence ATGCGATTATTAATTGTGGATGACGGACATTATGTCGTTGAGTATATGAAGCACTTACTCGATTGGAACACCTTTGGCATAGATCAGATCGAGACGATGACCAATTCGATTGAAGCAAGGGACATACTGACTCTAAACCACATCGATATTCTGATTACTGACATCCGAATGCCTGAAGTCTCTGGTATTGATCTGCTTCAACATATCCACCAACATGGCTTGTCAACCAAAGTTATCATCCTCTCCGGTTACTCCGAGTTTGAATATGCGCAACAAGGGATTCGCCTGGGTGCACTCGACTACCTGCTCAAACCTGTCGACAAAGATGATGTGGAGAAAGCCATGTCCAAGGCCATCACGCATATTACTAAGACACGGCCCGCTCAATCTATCGCATGGGAGAACTTCAATGGATTGGAGTTCCTGCTATCGCTGCTTGGTCATAACGAGACATTAAATAAGGAGTATGAGGCTTATACAAAATTTTTAGGGGGACGCCACTTTTGCTTTCTCAATCTGGAGGGTTTCACACAAGAACATGAGAGCGTTATAAAATATGTTGTCGGAGACAAATTGGATCGTCTCGTATGGGCTGCTGGAACCCGACTGATTGCTTTTATACCGGAAGAGTCTGCTGGAGAACTGACTATCAAACTGGAGCAATCGGTCGTCTCTCCTCCATTTTTGTTGACTGATCGAAACATGACCCGACAGATATTCTACAGGTTCTTCCTGAATGAGGCTGTACACTCAGAAGACTTCACTGGCATATTCAGCCATTCCCCATCATGCGGCGATTGGGAGTCTGCCGGAAATATCCTAAAAAAATATGATCAAATCTGTCTCCAAAAGCAAAAAATAATATTTCTCATGGAAACCATTCGATATGTATATCTGACGGATAAGGATCGTGATACCTCTGAGACCGTGGATTGGATATTCAACCAGTTACGGCATCCTGATGAACTATCGTCAACTCTCATGAATCGGGTCAGTCGAATCCGAAACAACAAACAGATGTCCATTCAAACCATCATCGACAAAGTGCAAACGTATATCGAAGACCATCTGTCACATGGACTTAGCCTGGATGAACTGGGCAAAGTTGCACATCTCCATCCGGTCTACTTTTCCAAACTGTTTAAACAGGAGACGGGCGAAAATGTGTCAAACTACATTTCAAGGAAGAGGCTGGAGAAAGCTTCTCAACTGCTTCAAGATTCGGAACTCCGTGTCCACGATATCGCGCAAATGGTCGGTTACAAAAAAAATCAATATTTTATCCAGTTGTTCAAAGTGGAATACGGAGTTACGCCCTACCAGTACCGCAGAAATATGATCCATCAATGA
- a CDS encoding class I SAM-dependent methyltransferase, translating to MAGKRIANLCGSNGRKAVPIALLGADVTVFDISEENKKYALELSDAANVSIQYVVTDIYDIDIEKYGGHFDMLYLEGGILHYFNDIENFMSLLFSLLKDDGVMVLSDFHPLRKCLVSSNTPIEYSIQANYFDEELHNGDVAYKHYFDQDEQQDFPDVSIRLYTLSEIINSVITTGFNIKKFDEHRGWENENIPWEFTIVANK from the coding sequence CTAACCTTTGTGGTTCAAACGGAAGAAAAGCAGTCCCAATAGCATTGTTAGGGGCAGATGTAACTGTATTCGATATATCTGAGGAAAATAAAAAATATGCTCTAGAACTGTCAGATGCCGCCAATGTGTCTATTCAATATGTGGTTACTGATATTTATGATATAGATATAGAAAAGTATGGTGGTCATTTTGACATGTTATATTTGGAAGGCGGAATTTTACACTATTTCAATGACATTGAAAATTTCATGTCGCTACTGTTCTCGTTACTTAAGGATGATGGTGTAATGGTTCTGAGTGACTTTCATCCTTTAAGAAAATGTCTCGTTTCCTCTAATACTCCAATCGAATACTCTATCCAAGCAAACTACTTTGACGAAGAATTACATAATGGCGATGTAGCATATAAACATTATTTCGATCAAGATGAACAACAGGACTTTCCAGATGTTTCGATTAGGCTGTATACCCTTAGCGAAATAATAAATTCCGTTATTACTACTGGCTTTAATATAAAGAAATTTGATGAGCACCGTGGTTGGGAAAATGAGAATATACCATGGGAATTTACAATTGTGGCTAATAAATAA
- the dnaN gene encoding DNA polymerase III subunit beta: MLVEITKDSLMNAIQYVIKAVAANSSIPILQGIHIQAGADGVTFRASNTSMTIQSMIAQDGVSLTVKRTGAIVIPSRYFHEIIRKFNDDKVRLEIKEPMILLIVSGHSQLRLCGMDPSEFPSMDHGEAFPLIKMRIHTALFRSTIKQLAIVASTSDTSPILTGVSLEFRNDCLNLIATDGVRLAYRALNLEDAANNSVNVIIPAKNLYELSKMLNKADETTEIEVINNRVNFTTNGLKVESALIEGTFPSMMNVIPQSYMCEISVDKACLLKAVECVTVMASAHVIKLVANADTLKLLSKTADVGEIQNEIPILEMRGEEFMISLNGKFFFDILRNMDCASVRIRFAGKTSPIVVLPDNTLMSSLFLITPVMTR, encoded by the coding sequence TTGCTGGTAGAGATAACAAAAGATTCTCTTATGAATGCCATACAATATGTGATAAAGGCAGTAGCAGCAAATAGTTCGATACCTATTCTTCAAGGAATACATATTCAAGCAGGTGCAGATGGCGTTACTTTTAGGGCAAGTAATACAAGTATGACGATACAGTCTATGATTGCGCAAGATGGTGTTTCTCTGACTGTAAAAAGAACAGGGGCTATCGTTATACCATCGCGTTATTTTCACGAGATTATTCGTAAATTTAATGATGACAAGGTTAGACTTGAAATTAAAGAGCCAATGATTCTTTTGATTGTATCCGGTCATTCTCAATTACGTTTATGCGGAATGGATCCTTCAGAGTTCCCATCCATGGATCATGGAGAGGCATTCCCTCTTATCAAAATGCGCATACATACTGCCTTATTTCGTTCAACTATTAAACAGCTAGCGATCGTAGCTTCAACGTCCGATACCAGCCCCATACTAACAGGAGTTTCGTTGGAATTCCGTAATGATTGTCTAAACCTAATTGCTACAGACGGAGTGCGGCTTGCATACCGAGCCTTAAATTTAGAAGATGCTGCCAACAACAGTGTGAACGTTATTATTCCAGCGAAAAATCTCTATGAATTGTCGAAAATGTTAAATAAAGCAGATGAAACGACTGAAATTGAAGTGATTAACAATCGAGTTAATTTCACGACAAATGGACTGAAAGTGGAGTCGGCTCTTATTGAAGGAACGTTCCCATCCATGATGAATGTAATTCCTCAATCGTATATGTGTGAAATCTCAGTTGATAAAGCATGTTTGTTAAAAGCGGTTGAATGTGTAACTGTAATGGCAAGTGCACATGTGATCAAACTAGTAGCTAATGCAGACACATTAAAACTATTGTCCAAAACAGCCGATGTTGGAGAGATTCAGAATGAAATTCCAATATTAGAGATGCGTGGGGAAGAATTTATGATATCACTTAATGGGAAGTTCTTTTTCGATATACTTCGAAACATGGATTGCGCGAGTGTACGAATAAGATTCGCAGGGAAAACCAGTCCTATCGTTGTACTTCCAGATAATACGCTCATGTCTAGTTTGTTCTTGATCACTCCAGTGATGACCCGGTGA
- a CDS encoding ribbon-helix-helix protein, CopG family — MNNNKIKVGVSNKEGQLGFVFSRGGLREGSGRKSIGVTKKISLTLTEDMWGEIENHCTEHKLSRSEAIRNIIESFYTK; from the coding sequence TTGAACAACAATAAGATTAAAGTTGGTGTCTCTAATAAAGAAGGCCAGTTAGGTTTTGTCTTTTCGAGAGGCGGCCTGCGAGAAGGTTCCGGGAGAAAGAGTATAGGTGTAACCAAAAAAATATCTTTAACTCTAACTGAGGACATGTGGGGGGAAATTGAAAACCATTGCACAGAGCATAAACTTTCTCGTTCGGAAGCTATACGTAACATCATTGAGTCCTTCTATACAAAATAA
- a CDS encoding AraC family transcriptional regulator has translation MDWLDRMNGAMEYIETNLADTISFDEIAQRAFCSTYHFQRMFPFITGVSLSEYIRRRRLTLAAFELQTTSTKVIDVAMKYGYESPEAFARAFKNLHGIMPTSARDTGVSLKAYPRMSFHISIKGDVEMNYRIEQRDSFEMFGVYGIINADQKTAFTEVPQFRIKCDDDGSVDHMNDLLGRFGDTMLHAALYDHTKESFKYMICYHVPKGLEIPERFTKLAVPPLTWAVFPEPQSDMQKLWVRIYSEWFPTSEYEQIEGPTFEMYYGMARHGNVSGEIWIPVKKK, from the coding sequence ATGGATTGGTTGGATAGGATGAATGGGGCCATGGAATATATCGAAACAAATCTAGCGGACACTATTTCATTTGATGAAATAGCACAGCGAGCCTTTTGCTCTACCTATCATTTTCAAAGAATGTTTCCATTTATTACTGGGGTATCGTTATCGGAGTACATTCGACGTCGACGGTTGACATTGGCGGCATTTGAATTGCAGACAACAAGCACAAAGGTTATTGATGTAGCTATGAAATATGGATATGAATCGCCAGAGGCGTTTGCACGGGCCTTTAAGAATCTTCATGGTATTATGCCTACATCTGCACGCGATACAGGCGTTTCGCTAAAAGCCTATCCTCGAATGTCCTTTCATATTTCAATAAAAGGGGATGTCGAAATGAATTACCGTATTGAGCAAAGAGATTCTTTTGAGATGTTTGGAGTATATGGAATTATAAATGCAGACCAGAAAACAGCGTTCACTGAAGTACCTCAATTCCGTATAAAATGCGATGATGATGGCAGCGTTGATCATATGAATGACTTACTTGGACGTTTTGGTGATACCATGCTACACGCTGCCCTTTATGATCATACGAAAGAATCTTTCAAATACATGATCTGTTATCATGTACCTAAGGGGCTTGAAATTCCGGAGAGATTCACAAAACTTGCTGTCCCACCATTAACGTGGGCGGTTTTCCCGGAGCCGCAAAGTGATATGCAAAAACTATGGGTACGAATTTATTCTGAGTGGTTTCCGACATCTGAATACGAACAGATTGAGGGCCCTACTTTCGAAATGTATTATGGAATGGCACGACATGGGAATGTTTCAGGTGAGATCTGGATACCCGTGAAGAAAAAGTAA